The Streptomyces sp. NBC_00691 genome has a segment encoding these proteins:
- a CDS encoding NAD(P)-dependent oxidoreductase, with translation MTDKPTVSVLGTGIMGAAMARNLLRAGLAVRVWNRTRAKAEPLAADGAYVADTPDEAVRDADVVLTVLHDGPAVLRTVRQAAPGLRRGAVWIQSTTAGIEEVGELAGLAREHGLVFFDAPVLGTRAPAEAGQLVVLAAGPGEHREAVAPVLEAVGSRTVWTGEDGADAAATRLKLVANSWVLAATNATGEVLALSQALGVDPRSFFDVIAGGPLDMGYLRAKAALVLEDRLSPPSFAVTTAAKDARLIVEAGLRHGVRLDGAAAGAERLARAAAQGHGDEDMAAVYFASFEEEGEREQGEERRTE, from the coding sequence ATGACCGACAAGCCGACCGTGAGTGTCCTGGGCACCGGGATCATGGGCGCCGCCATGGCCCGCAACCTCCTCCGGGCAGGACTCGCCGTCCGGGTCTGGAACCGGACCCGTGCCAAGGCCGAGCCCCTCGCCGCCGACGGCGCGTACGTCGCCGACACGCCCGACGAGGCCGTGCGGGACGCGGACGTCGTCCTCACCGTGCTGCACGACGGGCCCGCCGTGCTCCGGACCGTCCGGCAGGCCGCGCCGGGGCTCCGGCGGGGTGCCGTCTGGATCCAGTCGACGACGGCGGGCATCGAGGAGGTCGGCGAACTCGCGGGCCTCGCCCGTGAGCACGGGCTGGTCTTCTTCGACGCGCCCGTCCTCGGTACGCGCGCGCCCGCCGAGGCGGGGCAGTTGGTCGTCCTGGCCGCCGGCCCCGGCGAGCACCGCGAGGCCGTGGCGCCCGTGCTGGAGGCCGTCGGCTCCCGCACCGTGTGGACCGGCGAGGACGGTGCGGACGCGGCGGCCACGCGCCTGAAGCTCGTGGCCAACAGCTGGGTCCTCGCCGCCACCAACGCGACCGGTGAGGTCCTGGCCCTGTCCCAGGCCCTCGGTGTGGATCCCCGGAGCTTCTTCGACGTCATCGCGGGCGGCCCTCTCGACATGGGCTATCTGCGCGCCAAGGCGGCGCTCGTCCTGGAGGACCGGCTGTCGCCCCCCAGCTTCGCGGTGACCACGGCGGCCAAGGACGCCCGGCTGATCGTCGAGGCCGGGCTCCGGCACGGCGTACGCCTCGACGGGGCGGCCGCAGGCGCCGAACGCCTCGCCCGCGCCGCCGCGCAGGGCCATGGCGACGAGGACATGGCCGCCGTCTACTTCGCGAGCTTCGAGGAGGAGGGGGAGCGGGAACAGGGGGAGGAGCGGCGAACCGAGTGA
- a CDS encoding alpha-hydroxy-acid oxidizing protein — MPQHYGDYQHEIYFDGLFGVLPTQPMTFAELESRARAALPPSLWSYVAGGAGDESTQEANATAFRGWGLVPRMMVGAAQRDLSVDLFGLKLPSPLFMAPVGVIGLCAQDGHGDLATARAAARTGVPMIASTLTVDPMEEVAAEFGDTPGFFQLYTPTDRDLAESLVRRAEAAGFQGIVVTLDTWITGWRPRDLATGNFPQLRGHALANYTSDPVFRARLAKSPEEDPRAAVLEWVGVFGKPLVWDDLTWLRSLTDLPIVLKGICHPEDVRRARDGGVDGIYCSNHGGRQANGGLPALDALPEVVAAADGLPVLFDSGVRSGADVVKALALGATAVGVGRPYAYGLALGGTDGIVHVLRALLAEADLIMAVDGYPTLADLRADGALRRVRA, encoded by the coding sequence ATGCCCCAGCACTACGGCGACTACCAGCACGAGATCTATTTCGACGGGCTCTTCGGCGTCCTGCCCACCCAGCCGATGACCTTCGCCGAACTGGAGTCGAGGGCGCGAGCCGCGCTCCCGCCCTCGCTGTGGTCGTACGTGGCGGGCGGCGCGGGTGACGAGTCCACCCAGGAGGCCAACGCCACGGCCTTCCGCGGCTGGGGGCTCGTGCCGCGCATGATGGTCGGCGCGGCCCAGCGCGACCTGTCCGTCGACCTGTTCGGCCTGAAACTGCCGTCTCCGCTGTTCATGGCACCGGTCGGCGTGATCGGCCTCTGCGCCCAGGACGGGCACGGCGACCTGGCGACCGCCCGCGCCGCCGCCCGCACAGGCGTGCCGATGATCGCCTCCACGCTCACCGTCGACCCGATGGAGGAGGTCGCCGCCGAGTTCGGCGACACCCCGGGCTTCTTCCAGCTCTACACGCCCACCGACCGCGATCTCGCGGAGAGCCTCGTACGCCGTGCCGAGGCCGCCGGCTTCCAGGGCATCGTCGTCACGCTCGACACCTGGATCACCGGCTGGCGACCCCGTGACCTCGCCACCGGCAACTTCCCCCAGCTGCGCGGACACGCCCTCGCGAACTACACCTCCGACCCCGTCTTCCGCGCCCGCCTCGCCAAGAGCCCCGAGGAGGACCCGCGGGCCGCGGTCCTGGAGTGGGTGGGCGTCTTCGGCAAGCCGCTCGTCTGGGACGACCTGACCTGGCTCCGCTCGCTCACCGACCTGCCGATCGTCCTCAAGGGCATCTGCCACCCCGAGGACGTCCGCCGCGCGCGGGACGGCGGCGTGGACGGCATCTACTGCTCCAACCACGGCGGCCGCCAGGCCAACGGCGGCCTGCCCGCCCTGGACGCCCTGCCCGAGGTGGTCGCCGCCGCCGACGGCCTTCCCGTGCTCTTCGACTCGGGGGTCCGCAGCGGCGCGGACGTCGTCAAGGCCCTCGCCCTCGGCGCCACCGCGGTGGGGGTCGGGCGCCCGTACGCGTACGGACTCGCCCTCGGCGGTACCGACGGCATCGTGCACGTCCTCCGCGCCCTCCTCGCCGAGGCCGACCTGATCATGGCCGTCGACGGCTACCCGACCCTCGCCGACCTCCGCGCGGACGGCGCGCTGCGGCGGGTGCGCGCGTAG
- the mgt gene encoding macrolide-inactivating glycosyltransferase: MTATASPAHIAMFSIAAHGHVNPSLEVIRELVARGHRVSYAIPASFAEKVAETGATPVVYTSTLPTDDDPDAWGTELIDNLEPFLSDAVQALPQLAAAFDGDRPDLVLHDITAYPARVLAHGWGVPAVSLWPNLVPWEGYEEEVAEPMSAGLKASPRGRAYYARFGAWLAEHGLDIAPDRFVARPRRALVLIPKALQPQADRVDESVYTFVGACQGERAEQGAWERPADAATVVLVSLGSAFTKLPGFYRDCVEAFAGLPGWHVVLQIGKFVDPAELGEVPSNVEVHSWVPQLAILRQADAFVTHAGAGGSQEGLATATPMVAVPQAVDQFGNADMLRSLGVARHLPMDEVTPERLRKDVLALLGDPEVARRAREIQGAMAREGGTRRAADLIEAELSGA; encoded by the coding sequence ATGACCGCCACCGCGTCTCCCGCACACATCGCCATGTTCTCCATCGCCGCGCACGGCCACGTGAACCCGAGCCTGGAGGTGATTCGCGAGCTGGTCGCGCGGGGCCACCGCGTCAGCTACGCCATTCCCGCGTCCTTCGCCGAGAAGGTCGCGGAGACCGGCGCCACGCCCGTCGTCTACACCTCGACCCTGCCGACCGACGACGACCCGGACGCCTGGGGGACGGAGCTGATCGACAACCTCGAACCCTTCCTGAGTGATGCCGTGCAGGCGCTGCCGCAGCTCGCCGCGGCCTTCGACGGCGACCGGCCGGACCTGGTCCTCCACGACATCACCGCCTACCCGGCCCGCGTCCTCGCCCACGGCTGGGGCGTGCCGGCGGTCTCGCTGTGGCCGAACCTCGTGCCGTGGGAGGGGTACGAGGAGGAGGTCGCCGAGCCGATGTCCGCCGGCCTCAAGGCCTCACCCCGCGGCAGGGCGTACTACGCGCGGTTCGGGGCCTGGCTCGCCGAGCACGGGCTCGACATCGCCCCGGACCGGTTCGTCGCCCGCCCGCGCCGGGCGCTCGTCCTCATCCCGAAGGCGCTGCAGCCGCAGGCCGACCGGGTCGACGAGTCCGTCTACACCTTCGTCGGCGCCTGCCAGGGCGAGCGCGCCGAGCAGGGCGCCTGGGAGCGGCCGGCGGACGCGGCGACGGTGGTCCTGGTCTCCCTCGGCTCCGCGTTCACGAAGCTGCCCGGCTTCTACCGGGACTGCGTGGAGGCGTTCGCGGGGCTCCCCGGCTGGCACGTCGTCCTCCAGATCGGGAAGTTCGTGGACCCGGCCGAGCTGGGCGAGGTGCCGTCCAATGTCGAAGTGCACTCCTGGGTGCCCCAGTTGGCGATCCTGCGGCAGGCCGACGCCTTCGTGACGCACGCGGGCGCGGGAGGCAGCCAGGAGGGCCTGGCCACGGCCACGCCCATGGTGGCCGTCCCCCAGGCCGTCGACCAGTTCGGGAACGCCGACATGCTCCGGTCCCTGGGGGTGGCGCGGCACCTGCCGATGGACGAGGTCACCCCGGAGCGGCTGCGGAAGGACGTGCTCGCGCTTCTCGGCGATCCCGAAGTGGCGCGTCGTGCCCGGGAGATCCAGGGGGCGATGGCGCGCGAGGGCGGCACGCGCCGGGCCGCCGACCTGATCGAGGCCGAGCTCTCGGGGGCGTGA
- a CDS encoding aldo/keto reductase: protein MSHLPTVTLNNGVEIPQLGFGVFQVPDDETTAAVGHALRAGYRSLDTAAIYGNEAGVGRALAGSGIDRDELFVTTKLWNADQGYDSTLRAFEESLAKLGLDHVDLYLIHWPTPARDLYVDTWRAIGTLVADGRVRAAGVSNFQPAHLKRLLDSSDLVPAVNQIELHPALQQRELRDLHAAHSIATEAWSPLAQGAVLTEPAIVDIAARHGRSPAQVVLRWHLQLGNVVIPKSVTPARIRENLDVFDFALSDEEMGALGGLDRGLRTGPDPDTLD from the coding sequence ATGTCCCACCTCCCCACCGTCACGCTCAACAACGGCGTGGAGATCCCGCAGCTCGGCTTCGGTGTCTTCCAGGTCCCCGACGACGAGACGACCGCCGCCGTCGGCCACGCCCTCCGGGCCGGCTACCGCTCCCTGGACACCGCCGCGATCTACGGCAACGAGGCCGGTGTCGGACGCGCCCTCGCCGGCTCCGGCATCGACCGCGACGAGCTCTTCGTGACCACCAAGCTGTGGAACGCCGACCAGGGGTACGACTCCACCCTGCGGGCCTTCGAGGAGAGCCTCGCCAAGCTGGGCCTCGACCACGTGGACCTGTACCTGATCCACTGGCCGACCCCGGCGCGCGACCTGTACGTCGACACCTGGCGTGCGATCGGGACGCTGGTCGCCGACGGACGGGTCCGCGCGGCCGGTGTCTCCAACTTCCAGCCGGCGCACCTGAAGCGACTGCTGGACAGCAGCGACCTCGTGCCGGCCGTCAACCAGATCGAGCTCCACCCGGCGCTCCAGCAGCGGGAACTCCGCGACCTGCACGCCGCCCACTCCATCGCCACCGAGGCGTGGAGCCCGCTCGCCCAGGGCGCCGTCCTCACCGAGCCGGCCATCGTGGACATCGCCGCGCGGCACGGCAGGTCCCCCGCCCAGGTGGTGCTGCGCTGGCACCTCCAGCTCGGGAACGTCGTGATCCCGAAGTCCGTCACCCCCGCGCGGATCCGCGAGAACCTCGACGTCTTCGACTTCGCCCTCTCCGACGAGGAGATGGGCGCGCTCGGCGGCCTCGACCGCGGACTGCGCACCGGGCCGGACCCCGACACCCTCGACTGA
- the secD gene encoding protein translocase subunit SecD: MSSRSAFWRALLALAVVALSLWITLTTPPRLGLDLRGGTRIVLQTHDGDGPTARADAAATDRALEVLRKRVDGLGVAEPSLARSGERRIVVELPGLRDPRQAAEVIGRTAQLTFHAVTGEARAPAGSADPSGPSRSGGPEGAGRPEGSGGPAVPAAKNGTARVLADPDAPGRFLDLAAPVLTGDGVKSAEAVLDTTSGRGWTVDLSFRDRAADTWARLTGAAACAAPGDPARRVAIVLDDRIVSAPAMQTGVPCGSGIGGGSAQITGGFSGQDARDLAALVQGGALPVPVTTIEQSTVGPTLGAEAIRASAWAAVIGLACTGIFVMVIYRLLGVLATAALLLYGLISYAAVVALGATLTLPGLAGFVLAIGIAVDANVLVFERAREEYAALGRAATGRDLRRPLTAAFGKVWSAVADSHVTTLLAAGLLFVFATGPVKGFGVTLAVGVVTSLLTAMVITRLLADLALRLPAVRRRPAVTGMAGLGRLRTRLTRRVPRLMAHRRRWLLSCAGLLMVALAGVGVRGVEFGVEFTGGRVVQYTAERPVDADAARAAVSAAGFPDAVVQTTGDSDVSVRVRESGGGEQREIRDALTRVAGPVEVERDDLIGPSLGGELRTHALLALGLAVAAQLLYLTVRFRWTYATAAVAAMTQDVLLVIGLFAWLGKPVDSVFLAALLTVVGYSVNDSVVVLDRLRELRRRGGGVPLADLADRAVAQTLPRTVNTGMGALFVLVALAALGGDSLTDFSVALLAGVVLGMASTVFTAMPLAVALETRNPAAAAARGSGTRQRAGGSGAGRDRSGAVV; encoded by the coding sequence GTGTCCTCTCGTTCCGCCTTCTGGCGTGCGCTGCTCGCGCTCGCCGTCGTCGCCCTTTCCCTCTGGATCACCCTGACCACCCCGCCCCGCCTCGGACTCGACCTCCGCGGCGGGACCCGTATCGTCCTCCAGACCCACGACGGCGACGGGCCCACCGCCCGCGCCGACGCCGCGGCCACCGACCGCGCCCTGGAGGTGCTCCGCAAGCGCGTCGACGGGCTCGGCGTCGCCGAACCCTCGCTGGCCCGCTCCGGCGAACGCCGCATCGTCGTCGAACTCCCCGGACTCCGCGACCCGCGCCAGGCCGCCGAGGTCATCGGCCGTACGGCCCAGCTCACCTTCCATGCCGTCACGGGGGAGGCGCGGGCCCCTGCCGGTAGCGCCGACCCGAGCGGTCCGAGCCGCTCGGGCGGGCCGGAAGGCGCCGGCCGGCCGGAAGGCTCGGGCGGGCCCGCCGTCCCGGCCGCGAAGAACGGCACCGCCCGCGTCCTCGCCGACCCCGACGCGCCCGGTCGCTTCCTCGACCTCGCCGCACCCGTCCTCACCGGCGACGGCGTCAAGAGCGCCGAGGCCGTCCTCGACACCACGAGCGGCCGCGGCTGGACCGTCGACCTCTCCTTCCGCGACCGCGCCGCCGACACCTGGGCCCGGCTGACCGGCGCCGCCGCCTGCGCGGCGCCCGGCGACCCGGCCCGCAGGGTCGCGATCGTCCTCGACGACCGCATCGTCTCCGCGCCCGCCATGCAGACCGGCGTCCCGTGCGGCTCGGGCATCGGGGGCGGCTCCGCGCAGATCACCGGCGGGTTCTCCGGGCAGGACGCCCGCGACCTGGCGGCCCTCGTCCAGGGCGGCGCCCTGCCGGTCCCCGTCACGACGATCGAGCAGAGCACCGTGGGCCCGACGCTCGGCGCCGAGGCCATCAGGGCCAGCGCCTGGGCCGCGGTGATCGGTCTCGCCTGCACCGGGATCTTCGTGATGGTGATCTACCGCCTCCTCGGCGTCCTCGCCACCGCCGCGCTCCTCCTCTACGGGCTGATCTCGTACGCCGCGGTGGTCGCCCTCGGCGCCACGCTCACCCTCCCCGGCCTCGCCGGCTTCGTCCTCGCCATCGGCATCGCCGTCGACGCGAACGTCCTCGTCTTCGAACGCGCGAGGGAGGAGTACGCGGCACTGGGCCGGGCCGCGACCGGCCGGGATCTGCGGCGGCCGCTGACGGCGGCCTTCGGCAAGGTGTGGAGCGCGGTCGCGGACTCCCATGTCACCACCCTGCTCGCGGCGGGCCTGCTGTTCGTCTTCGCGACCGGCCCCGTCAAGGGCTTCGGCGTGACCCTCGCCGTCGGCGTCGTGACCTCGCTCCTCACCGCGATGGTGATCACCCGCCTCCTCGCCGACCTCGCCCTGCGCCTGCCCGCCGTCCGACGACGGCCGGCGGTCACCGGCATGGCGGGACTCGGCCGGCTGCGCACCCGGCTGACCCGCCGGGTCCCGCGCCTCATGGCCCACCGGCGCCGCTGGCTGCTGTCCTGCGCCGGGCTCCTGATGGTGGCCCTCGCCGGAGTCGGTGTCCGGGGCGTGGAGTTCGGCGTCGAGTTCACCGGTGGCCGGGTCGTCCAGTACACGGCCGAGCGCCCCGTCGACGCCGACGCGGCACGTGCGGCGGTCTCGGCGGCGGGCTTCCCCGACGCCGTCGTGCAGACGACCGGCGACAGCGATGTGTCGGTACGCGTCCGGGAGAGCGGGGGCGGCGAGCAACGGGAGATCCGTGACGCCCTCACCCGGGTCGCGGGCCCCGTGGAGGTGGAACGCGACGATCTGATCGGACCCAGCCTGGGAGGCGAGCTGCGCACCCACGCCCTGCTCGCGCTCGGCCTGGCGGTCGCGGCCCAACTGCTCTATCTGACCGTACGGTTCCGCTGGACGTACGCGACGGCGGCGGTGGCCGCCATGACCCAGGACGTGCTGCTCGTGATCGGCCTGTTCGCCTGGCTCGGCAAGCCGGTCGACAGCGTCTTCCTCGCCGCGCTCCTGACCGTCGTCGGCTACTCGGTCAACGACTCGGTGGTCGTCCTCGACCGGCTGCGGGAGCTGCGGCGCCGCGGCGGGGGCGTTCCGCTCGCGGACCTCGCCGACCGGGCCGTCGCCCAGACCCTGCCCCGCACGGTCAACACCGGGATGGGCGCGCTCTTCGTCCTGGTGGCGCTCGCCGCCCTGGGCGGCGACTCGCTCACGGACTTCTCCGTCGCGCTGCTCGCGGGAGTCGTGCTCGGGATGGCGTCGACGGTGTTCACGGCGATGCCGTTGGCGGTGGCCCTGGAGACCAGGAACCCGGCCGCGGCCGCCGCACGGGGCTCCGGCACGCGGCAGCGGGCGGGCGGTTCCGGCGCGGGCCGGGACCGCTCGGGCGCGGTGGTCTGA
- the fabV gene encoding enoyl-[acyl-carrier-protein] reductase FabV, whose product MSERVITPKSRGFLFLDSHPGGCRSLVEEMWRAVPAPAAAGGEGPVALVIGSSAGYGLAATVAGLARVGIRGIGVCFEKAPARRTGTAGWYRTAATARLARQHGRDMVFLNGDAFGDAMKEQVADLLTERFGGRLDYLVYSVAAPRRTDPDTGDVYASVLKPVGAPHTTKTLVFDENGAPEVRHVTTAPAEGDDIEQTVAVMGGTDWERWVTFLADRSLLADGFTTAALSYIGSPLTAAIYRQGTIGAAKTHLEATARTLDERLGKTLGGRAVTSVNAAAVTQSSTAIPGIALYVGLLRGVLGDAMTAPIGQLVQLWDQLTGVRPLDVDDEGRIRLDTWELDPAVQDAVAERWNTATSDTISELADLDWFGDEVRRLYGFSVPGVDCTVAVETDVPWPEPTVRTVPTA is encoded by the coding sequence GTGAGCGAACGCGTCATCACGCCCAAGAGCCGCGGCTTCCTGTTCCTCGACTCCCACCCCGGCGGCTGCCGGAGCCTGGTGGAGGAGATGTGGCGGGCCGTCCCCGCGCCGGCCGCGGCCGGGGGCGAAGGCCCGGTGGCCCTCGTCATCGGCTCGTCGGCCGGGTACGGCCTGGCCGCGACGGTCGCGGGCCTGGCCCGCGTCGGCATCCGCGGGATCGGCGTGTGCTTCGAGAAGGCACCCGCGCGCCGCACCGGAACGGCCGGCTGGTACCGCACCGCGGCCACCGCACGGCTCGCCCGGCAGCACGGGCGGGACATGGTCTTCCTCAACGGCGACGCGTTCGGCGACGCGATGAAGGAGCAGGTCGCCGACCTCCTCACCGAGCGGTTCGGGGGGCGACTCGACTACCTGGTCTACTCCGTGGCCGCGCCCCGGCGCACCGACCCGGACACCGGTGACGTGTACGCCTCGGTCCTCAAGCCGGTCGGCGCGCCCCACACCACCAAGACCCTCGTCTTCGACGAGAACGGCGCCCCGGAGGTCAGGCACGTCACCACCGCGCCGGCCGAGGGCGACGACATCGAACAGACCGTGGCCGTGATGGGCGGTACCGACTGGGAGCGGTGGGTCACCTTCCTGGCCGACCGGTCCCTGCTCGCCGACGGCTTCACCACCGCCGCCCTCTCCTACATCGGCTCGCCCCTCACCGCGGCGATCTACCGGCAGGGCACCATCGGCGCCGCCAAGACCCATCTGGAAGCCACCGCACGCACGCTGGACGAGCGCCTCGGCAAGACACTGGGCGGCCGGGCCGTGACCTCGGTCAACGCGGCCGCCGTCACCCAGTCCTCCACCGCGATCCCGGGGATCGCCCTGTACGTCGGGCTGCTGCGCGGGGTCCTCGGCGACGCGATGACGGCCCCGATCGGCCAACTGGTGCAGCTGTGGGACCAGCTGACGGGCGTCCGTCCCCTCGATGTCGACGACGAGGGCCGGATCCGCCTCGACACCTGGGAACTCGACCCCGCCGTGCAGGACGCCGTCGCCGAACGCTGGAACACCGCCACCAGCGACACGATCTCCGAACTCGCCGACCTCGACTGGTTCGGCGACGAGGTCCGCCGCCTCTACGGATTCTCCGTCCCCGGGGTCGACTGCACGGTCGCCGTCGAGACGGACGTCCCCTGGCCCGAACCGACGGTCCGCACCGTGCCCACGGCCTGA
- a CDS encoding NPP1 family protein, producing the protein MIIALPSSAFAAPPPALPANADGLEQTFQPAYDYDTDGCYSTAAIGPDGTVNPGLNPSGTVSGQCRDSWDLTQTNGYSRAKCNNGWCAILYGLYFEKDQAVWGSGLGGHRHDWEHVVVWVQNNQAQYVSTSAHGNFNTYGRDAIRWDGTHPKVVYHKDGIGTHCFRPANSNDEPPENHQHTWQFPSLVGWNGYPAGLRDKLSQADFGSAVFGLKDGNFAPHLAKAKPAGIPFDPYA; encoded by the coding sequence ATGATCATCGCCCTGCCCAGCAGCGCGTTCGCCGCACCTCCCCCCGCGCTCCCAGCCAACGCCGACGGCCTGGAGCAGACCTTCCAGCCGGCCTACGACTACGACACGGACGGCTGCTACTCCACCGCCGCGATCGGACCCGACGGCACCGTCAACCCCGGACTCAACCCGTCCGGAACCGTCAGCGGCCAGTGCCGTGACTCCTGGGACCTCACCCAGACCAACGGCTACTCGCGCGCCAAGTGCAACAACGGCTGGTGCGCGATCCTCTACGGCCTGTACTTCGAGAAGGACCAGGCCGTCTGGGGCAGCGGCCTCGGAGGACACCGCCACGACTGGGAGCACGTCGTGGTCTGGGTGCAGAACAACCAGGCCCAGTACGTCTCCACGTCCGCCCACGGCAACTTCAACACCTACGGCCGGGACGCGATCCGCTGGGACGGCACCCACCCGAAGGTCGTCTACCACAAGGACGGCATCGGGACGCACTGCTTCCGCCCCGCCAACTCCAACGACGAGCCGCCGGAGAACCATCAGCACACCTGGCAGTTCCCGAGCCTGGTCGGCTGGAACGGCTATCCGGCCGGCCTGCGCGACAAGCTCAGCCAGGCCGACTTCGGGAGTGCGGTGTTCGGCCTGAAGGACGGCAACTTCGCCCCCCACCTGGCCAAGGCCAAGCCGGCCGGCATCCCCTTCGACCCGTACGCCTGA
- a CDS encoding lysophospholipid acyltransferase family protein has translation MLSRLAARVVPFFGRLTVTADPGARLEPGSILVVNHTSTADPALVLAALRERLSVEPVLLATAGLWRIPLLGRALTREGHVPVHRGSAHAAAALDHAAVALASGRHVMLYAEGRIPTRPDSAENPPEAFRTGLARLAGATGRPVVPIGQAGARRITSGGRVKQIAGVLTAPVRRPCLHVHIGAPLRLPADVTAATELAHGAVTAAWRTAAGALGESAATVDRRH, from the coding sequence GTGCTCAGCCGTCTCGCCGCCCGCGTCGTCCCGTTCTTCGGGCGACTCACCGTCACCGCCGATCCCGGGGCGCGCCTCGAACCCGGCAGCATCCTGGTCGTGAACCACACCTCGACGGCCGATCCGGCACTCGTCCTCGCCGCGCTCCGCGAGCGGCTCTCCGTCGAGCCGGTCCTGCTCGCCACCGCGGGCCTGTGGCGGATCCCGCTGCTCGGCCGGGCGCTGACCCGCGAGGGCCATGTGCCCGTCCACCGCGGCTCGGCCCACGCCGCCGCCGCCCTCGACCACGCGGCGGTGGCGCTCGCCTCGGGGCGGCACGTGATGCTGTACGCGGAGGGCCGGATCCCGACGCGGCCGGACTCCGCCGAGAACCCCCCGGAGGCGTTCCGCACGGGGCTCGCGCGGCTGGCCGGGGCCACCGGGCGCCCGGTCGTGCCGATCGGTCAGGCGGGGGCCCGCCGGATCACGTCGGGCGGGCGCGTGAAGCAGATCGCCGGAGTGCTCACCGCGCCGGTACGGAGGCCGTGTCTGCACGTCCACATCGGAGCGCCGCTGCGGCTGCCGGCCGATGTGACCGCCGCGACGGAGCTGGCCCACGGGGCGGTCACGGCGGCGTGGCGGACGGCCGCCGGGGCGCTCGGCGAATCCGCGGCGACGGTGGACCGGCGGCACTGA